One window from the genome of Acidihalobacter ferrooxydans encodes:
- a CDS encoding phospholipase D-like domain-containing protein, protein MIYVEPHAGVQPVVHLIQAAHQSVFINAYLIDDRRILAAIHADTQRGVVVQVLLESRPYHVHASWVQHEFQMLINAGAEVRWAPSRFAHRYAYDHAKYIVDDAGKGRALIGTANFTYSAFHRNREYLWTTTNTTITHALAGVFEADWTRQHVGAGPRAARSLVISPGGERALLKVLQQPGPVAMESEELGDVPRISAALERKGKQVRIIVPTNLSRYDRGNLRPLQRAGVGVRYLGSPHPHAKMIVGDTLGFIGSQNISWVSLHHNREIGIILRGRALSVLRRQFNRDWSKATPTP, encoded by the coding sequence ATGATCTACGTCGAACCCCATGCTGGCGTGCAGCCGGTGGTGCATCTCATTCAGGCCGCCCACCAGAGCGTGTTCATCAACGCTTACCTGATCGACGACCGCCGCATTCTCGCCGCCATCCACGCCGACACGCAGCGCGGCGTCGTCGTTCAGGTACTGCTGGAAAGCCGCCCGTACCACGTTCACGCCTCCTGGGTGCAGCATGAATTTCAGATGCTGATCAACGCGGGCGCCGAAGTGCGCTGGGCGCCGTCGCGCTTCGCCCATCGCTATGCCTACGATCACGCCAAATACATTGTCGACGACGCCGGTAAAGGCCGCGCGCTGATCGGCACTGCAAACTTCACCTACTCCGCATTTCACCGCAATCGCGAATACCTCTGGACCACCACGAACACGACGATCACCCATGCACTGGCTGGCGTATTCGAAGCGGACTGGACCCGGCAGCACGTCGGCGCGGGCCCACGCGCAGCGCGCTCGCTGGTCATCTCGCCCGGCGGCGAGCGGGCCTTGCTCAAGGTGCTCCAGCAACCCGGGCCGGTCGCCATGGAGAGCGAGGAATTAGGCGACGTGCCCCGTATCAGTGCAGCGCTCGAACGCAAAGGCAAACAGGTGCGCATCATCGTGCCGACCAACCTGAGCCGCTACGATCGCGGCAATCTCAGGCCGCTGCAACGGGCCGGCGTCGGCGTTCGTTATCTCGGCTCACCGCACCCGCATGCGAAAATGATCGTCGGCGACACGCTCGGCTTTATCGGCTCGCAGAACATCAGTTGGGTCAGCCTGCACCACAACCGCGAAATCGGCATCATCCTGCGTGGCCGGGCGCTGAGCGTGCTGCGCCGACAATTCAATCGTGACTGGAGCAAAGCAACGCCAACCCCATAG
- a CDS encoding ATP-binding protein, with amino-acid sequence MTDIERLLNRLDALIDRIEPLLPPARPQSDWDAIAFRWRRPGYLQAVKHPQLIESDALLGVERQKDLLARNTEQFVRGLPANNALLWGSRGTGKSSLIRAMLDQFADRGLRLIEVERRDLADLPDIVEPLYAREERFIVFSDDLSFEADDPSYKALKATLDGSVAAAPDNVLIYATSNRRHLLPEYQRDNQDTRAVDGEIHHGEAVEEKISLSERFGLWLAFHPFGQDDYLDIVFHTLERMGIAFDAETVRPDALRFALERGSRSGRVAAQFARDWVGRNGL; translated from the coding sequence ATGACCGATATCGAACGATTGCTCAACCGCCTCGACGCACTGATAGATCGCATCGAGCCACTGCTGCCTCCCGCCCGCCCACAATCCGACTGGGATGCCATCGCCTTCCGCTGGCGTCGCCCCGGCTATCTGCAGGCCGTCAAACACCCGCAACTCATCGAATCGGATGCGCTCCTCGGCGTCGAGCGCCAGAAAGACCTGCTGGCGCGCAACACCGAACAGTTCGTGCGCGGTCTGCCGGCCAATAACGCCCTGCTCTGGGGCTCGCGCGGCACCGGCAAATCCTCGCTGATCCGCGCCATGCTCGACCAGTTCGCGGACCGGGGCCTGCGCCTGATCGAGGTCGAGCGCCGTGATCTGGCTGACCTGCCGGACATTGTCGAGCCGCTGTACGCACGCGAAGAGCGTTTTATCGTGTTCTCCGACGACCTCTCCTTTGAGGCCGACGACCCAAGCTACAAAGCCCTCAAGGCCACGCTGGATGGCTCGGTGGCCGCGGCGCCTGACAACGTGTTGATCTACGCCACCTCCAACCGCCGCCATCTGCTGCCCGAGTACCAGCGCGACAATCAGGACACGCGCGCGGTGGACGGTGAAATCCATCACGGCGAAGCCGTCGAGGAAAAAATATCCCTGTCCGAACGCTTCGGGCTCTGGCTGGCCTTTCACCCCTTCGGCCAGGATGACTATCTCGACATCGTGTTCCACACCCTCGAACGCATGGGCATCGCCTTCGACGCCGAAACTGTGCGCCCGGACGCCCTGCGTTTCGCTCTGGAGCGCGGCTCGCGCAGCGGCCGCGTCGCCGCGCAATTCGCGCGGGACTGGGTTGGGCGCAATGGGCTATAG
- a CDS encoding Smr/MutS family protein has protein sequence MANKHAKGKIVRLEITDTLDLHHFKPSEVPDLVREYLRECDRLGISEIRIIHGKGKGVLRKIVQDILAADPRVIAYGSANDRSGWGATDARLKISAQPESKQASEPPRSPKTDVGFWQRLKKKLFRSRT, from the coding sequence ATGGCCAACAAACACGCCAAAGGGAAAATCGTTCGCCTTGAGATCACCGATACCCTCGATCTGCATCACTTCAAACCGTCGGAAGTCCCGGATCTTGTGCGCGAATATTTACGCGAATGCGACCGTCTCGGCATCAGCGAAATACGCATCATTCACGGCAAAGGCAAAGGCGTGCTGCGGAAAATCGTGCAGGACATCCTCGCCGCTGATCCCCGCGTAATCGCTTACGGATCCGCAAATGATCGCAGCGGATGGGGCGCCACCGATGCCAGGCTAAAAATTTCGGCACAGCCTGAAAGCAAACAAGCGTCCGAGCCGCCACGGAGCCCCAAAACTGACGTGGGCTTTTGGCAGCGTTTAAAGAAAAAACTGTTCCGAAGCCGCACATAG